GTGGATCGGTTAACCAATGTGTTTGGTGTTGATATTCTCCGGCAGTAGATTTGTGTCATCCCAGCAAGGATGCACTGAGATTATCAGTAGAGCAGCTACATAACTGACAATCATGGCAAAGTACATGTTTTACCAAAGAGACACGTTCCTGGTAAAAAAAACTCCTTTGTTGTAAACTGTTAAAATGTTAGGTACGATAGCAAAAAAAATACTTTGAGGACACGACCGGGAGCTAGCGACCGGGAGCTAGCATTGGCACGCACGCACTCGACTTgtcaaagctatagtttgttaacaagacatttgtggagtggttgaaaaacgagttttaatgactccaacctaagtgtatgtaaacttccgacttcaactgtatatgtatatataccatAAACTGAACAcagtttgctttatcttggccaggtcgcagttgtaaatgagaacttgttctcaactggcctacctggttaaataaaggtgaaaataatATATTAAAAAATAAGCCGCATGgagctgcccctggacccagGTAAGGTTGCTGTCTCTTGGAGCACATGCATACAACACGGTCCGCATACTCTGAATTCTCACGTAAATGCACACATTAAATCAGGTAACAGATCATTTAGCTAGGCCTAGGACCCCTAGACTTAGCGAGTGAAACAATGTCAGTAGGCATGCTAGCTGGtttattaacctctcttgggcagtgaggttcacactattcaacagccagtgaaaaatcagagcggcaaattcaaaaccacaaaatgtcataattcaaagttctcaaacatacgactatttaccacattttaaaggtacacgtctctttaatgtaaccacattgtccgatttcaaaaaggctttacggcgaaagcataaagttagattatgttaggacagttccaacacaaaagcacacagccattttcctagcaaggacaggcgtcacaaaaaccagaaaaccagctaaaattatgcactaaccttcgacgatcttcatcagatgacactcctaggacatcatgttacacaatacaggcattttttgctcgataaagttcatatttatatccataaagcCAATTTTACAtaggcgcatgatgttcagaaaatattttgcctccaatactgccggtgaatcagcacaacaatttacaaaaatactcataaacgttgataaaatattaaactgttattcaaagaattatagatgaacatctcctttatgcaaccgctgtgacagatttaaaaaagcttcacggggaaagcacactttgcaataatctgagtactgcgctcagaaaaatacactaggcaatacagatacccgccattttggagtcatctaaaatcataaatagcattagaaatattcacttacctttgatgatcttcatcagcaggcacttccaggaatcccaggtccacaataaatgttgttttgttcgataaagtccaaaatgtatgtccaaatagctccttgttgtttgcacgttcagttagctactccaagtgtaggaagcgcgcggaaaatgtcacgacgaaaagtccaaaaaagttatatttacgttcgttcaaacacgtcaaacgttgtatagcatcaatctttagggcctttttcacttagaacttcaataatattccaaccggacgattccagtgtcttgaaaaatgttttggaacacagctaactctcacgtgaatgcgcacCAATGAACGGCAGTGCTTTCCTGAGTctccaacttcctctgttcgctctctgttcatcatagaagcctcaaacaactttctaaagacttgacatctagtggaagccttaggaagtgcaccaTGAagcctaagtcactgtgtgttcgataggcaatgacttaaaaggactacaagcaccagaattcccacttcctggttagatttttctcaggtttttgcctgccatatgagttctgttatactcacagacattattcaaacagttttagaaacttctgagtgttttctatccaaatctactaataatatgcatattctagttcctgggccgagtagtaggccgtttaatttgggtacgtttttcatccagtcgtgaaaatactgccccctaccctggaGAAGTTAACACATGAGCGAATCAGATGTGTTTCTTAAACGTGATCACATTCAGAGATGCAATCTGCCTCCCTGAAGAACTACATATTTGGGTCAACCTGTCAATTGGGAAATTATTTCAGATTAATCTGAAAAATTaccatgtatactgaacaaaaatataaaaaggcaacatgcaacaatttcaaagattttactgagttacactatataaggaaattagtcaattgaaataaattcattaggccctaatctatggatttcacatggctgggCAAGGGCGCTGCCAAGGGTGGGACTGAGAGGGCATAGGCAGCCAGGTCCATCCAATCAGAATACATTTTTGCCTacaaaagggatttattacagacataCTGTAAATAAAGTCcccagatgatcccgcaggtgaagaagccagatgtagaggtcctgacgtactgtcaaattctctaaaatgacattggaggcggcttattgtgttgtgtgacaaaactgcaacatttagattggccttttattgtcctcaacacaaggtgcacctgtgtaattatcatgctgtttaatcagcttcttgatatgccacacttgtcatcTAACTCTCAATAGTCTTACTGTACACATACATTTTAGCAATATCTATGAAGCAGAAACTGGCCCTATCAGATACTAAACAACCACAGAGAGCCCTGTGAAAGCAGACAGGGTGTgttccccaaatggcacccaatgggtcctggtcaaaagtagtgcagcacTATATAGGGTCCCTTTTGGGATGCAGAGACAGTGCTGTTTTATAGGAGTCAATACAGAACAGTGCTATTGTTACAGGCCTGGCCATATGGTAacgctacactcctctctccctcccccaggcTTTATTTTATACCTGTACCCTAGTGACTCATGTCCTCCCTCAGCTGCTGTGACGCCTGCATCGTCTCCTGTGCTTGGGCCATGTTGTACTGGCTGAACTGCTCCCACTGCTGGAAGGTGGTGGAACTGCAACAGCACATTAACACATACAGGTATTTTACAGGTACATTCAATTAATTTGAAAGGATAATGGTGGCATTGCAGAAACTATTTTGATGAGTTGAGTGCCTGGTGAATTAATATTGTAGCTAGTTAGACATGTATATGCATGTAAGGATAACAATTGTACGAGGTTCTCATTGACAACACATCAGTAGGTTTGATCTAGATATCCTGCTCCGAATTTCAGAAGGTCTATTATTtctttgtattgtattgtacaccCTCATTCCAGCTCACCTTATGGGTATGCGCAGAGGGTTGGCTTCAGAGAATCTCAGGTGATGTCACAGTGAGTGACAAGCAGGACCTTGTTCTGAATGTCATGGGTCAGCTGCTGCCAGGACTCCTGTAGAAGACTGGAGAGAACAGCCTGAGACAGCAAAAGTACTGAGACGGCAAAATATGTGACATCTTTCATCCTCCTTTTTTCGCTTCCGTTTCACTCTAACAGTGGAgccatcccaaatagcaccttattcctagtgtactacttttgaccagagcacatgGGACTCTGtgcaaaagtagtacactataaaggaaatagagtaccatttgggactcaatcTTGGTCAAATGGTTTCTTACAACAGCTCCTCAAAGGCCTTGTCAATGCGCTGCTGGAGCACCATCTTTGCTCTGTCGATCACCTCCACCAGGTCGCTGACTAGCTCGTTTCCAGGGCAACCCTCCCTCAGGGTCAGGCACTCCACCGTGACCTCCAGAGGCACTATGATGGCCCGCTCCGTCTCCTCCTTCCCCGAGACAGAGCACATAAATTCACCCACGCTGTACTAGAAAGTCAATACAGCACCCCAAATCctggcttcttttttttttaccaggtacATTGAAACAACTGCATACCAGATTAATACTAATTTGAAATTGAATTGCAAATCTCATCAGGCATCCATCTCTTTGCCCAATTCCTGTGCGCAGGATTCCAAAGTCTCTCTCTAGTGGGAGATATCCCAGATCCTATTACTCAGCCTGTCACTCTCATCCCAGTTAGtctgagagagggatagggggagagaTATACCGAGAGAGCGATGACAGgttagagagaggaaagagagatggcATGAATACATGTGATGAGAATAAATAATAGTCCATAACAGTTTATGATATGAAAACTAACTTTGTGTAGGCCAATGTTACAATTCACTCACAACGTCAAGCAAGTCCTTACTGAATTGGTTGTTTCATTACATAGTCACATCTTACCTTGCTGGTTGTCTCATTGCGTAAGGTCCTCCCTTCCTGGCGTGTCTCATGTGAGATGTGTCACCTCTGTTCTGCTGTGTCAGACATCAGCTTGTTACTGAGGTCCCAGTCAGACACACTGTACCTGAGCCCAGGCTAGGCACTTAGCGTGGACATGATACTCGCAGCGTCACGGGACTAAAGGAAACAGGTGACACAGATATGATGAGACTGGAAACAAGTTGATggaccctgatcaaaagtagtgcactataaaagtagtgcactataaaagtagtgtactataaaagtagtgcactatagtgcactatagtgcactataaaagtagtgcactataggaagACGGgttcattgtaatgactggaatggaataaatggaacggtatcaaacacaaacatatggaaaccacgtttgactccattccattccagccattacaatgagcccgtcctcctattgcccctcccaccagcctccacctgTGGGACTACAGCGCTGTCTGATGAGTAATGATCTGTTGAAATCATAATTTACATGGAGGTGTATTTCCACCCTCTCGACCCAATGATAAAACATACTACTCACTCAAGGAGGAAATGAACTTGGTATAACCTCTGTTTAAAAGCAGCCTTTAGTTGATTAAGACTAGCTTTAAGGCTATATGAAAACTTGGGCTAGTTTGCACTGCAAAGCTCAATATTACTTATTACATTAACTTCAGTATGAAACAGTCATTATGTTGAATAACTCATTCCCTTTCATGTAAAATTTTGAACAATTAATTCGCTTTCATGTAAAATGGCCAAATATGATTGAGCCATGACAGTAGATCAATGCACACTATTGGAGGGCAATAAGACAATGTCTGCAATTTAGCTTTCCTATTACTCTACTTTTTCTTAGAAAAAAGATAC
This genomic interval from Salmo salar chromosome ssa27, Ssal_v3.1, whole genome shotgun sequence contains the following:
- the tekt2 gene encoding LOW QUALITY PROTEIN: tektin-2 (The sequence of the model RefSeq protein was modified relative to this genomic sequence to represent the inferred CDS: inserted 4 bases in 2 codons), with product MRFAIQFQISINLEETERAIIVPLEVTVECLTLREGCPGNELVSDLVEVIDRAKMVLQQRIDKAFEELFLLQESWQQLTHDIQNKXSCLSLTVTSPEIXSEANPLRIPISSTTFQQWEQFSQYNMAQAQETMQASQQLREDMSH